Proteins encoded in a region of the Apilactobacillus apisilvae genome:
- a CDS encoding multidrug efflux MFS transporter, translating to MVSKTVNWKQNLNVLWFGNFIAGIGFSCISPFIALFIGQLGHYNATETSIYSGMAFAAPFIVKMIVSPLWGYLADKYGRKPMLLRASFGMAIVIGSMSLVTSAWQLIVLRLLQGVFSGYISNANALVAAETPKSKVGHASGKLSTGNVSGTLIGPMIGGLIADLFGYRYTFTITGIAMMMAFLLSVFFVHENFTPVHHEKGEKQPHFLNGIPTAQILFGMFLTTLFIQATNNSISPILSLYVKQLDPNSSNIALTAGVIQALNGVAMISIAPFFGKLGDKIGSHQILKFGILFSIFTFFLTTFAQNIWQLGALRFLVGISDAALLPTVQAMLAKYSPKERISQVFSWNQSFQAAGNVSGPMIGSAVVLIGGYRGVFIATTILAAINLLLVRKNLKSTK from the coding sequence TTGGTTTCTAAAACAGTTAACTGGAAGCAAAATTTAAATGTTTTGTGGTTTGGAAACTTTATTGCAGGGATTGGTTTTAGTTGCATCAGTCCGTTTATTGCACTTTTTATCGGTCAGTTAGGTCATTATAATGCGACTGAAACATCGATATATAGTGGAATGGCGTTTGCTGCTCCATTTATTGTTAAAATGATTGTTTCACCATTATGGGGATACTTAGCTGATAAATATGGTCGAAAGCCGATGCTTTTAAGAGCATCATTTGGAATGGCAATTGTCATTGGTTCAATGAGTTTAGTTACGAGTGCTTGGCAGTTAATCGTTTTAAGATTATTACAAGGGGTTTTCTCTGGATACATTAGTAACGCCAATGCATTAGTAGCTGCAGAAACACCTAAAAGTAAAGTTGGCCATGCATCTGGAAAACTATCAACAGGAAATGTTTCTGGAACCCTCATCGGTCCAATGATTGGTGGTTTAATTGCTGATTTATTTGGCTATCGTTATACGTTTACGATTACTGGAATTGCAATGATGATGGCTTTTTTATTGAGTGTTTTCTTTGTTCATGAAAACTTTACTCCAGTTCATCATGAAAAAGGGGAAAAGCAACCACACTTTTTGAATGGTATTCCAACTGCACAAATTTTATTTGGAATGTTTTTAACGACATTGTTTATTCAAGCAACAAATAACTCCATCTCACCAATTCTAAGTTTATATGTAAAACAATTGGATCCCAATTCAAGTAATATTGCTTTAACAGCAGGTGTTATTCAAGCATTGAATGGAGTCGCAATGATTTCGATTGCACCATTTTTTGGAAAATTAGGTGACAAAATTGGTTCACACCAAATCTTGAAATTTGGAATTCTATTTTCAATTTTTACATTCTTTTTAACGACCTTTGCACAAAATATTTGGCAATTAGGGGCATTAAGATTCTTAGTTGGAATTTCGGATGCGGCACTGTTACCAACCGTTCAAGCAATGTTGGCTAAATATAGTCCAAAAGAAAGAATCAGTCAGGTTTTTAGTTGGAATCAGAGCTTTCAAGCAGCGGGAAATGTTTCGGGTCCAATGATTGGATCAGCAGTAGTCTTAATCGGTGGTTATCGTGGTGTTTTTATTGCTACCACTATTTTGGCCGCTATTAATTTATTATTAGTTAGAAAAAATTTAAAATCAACTAAATAA
- a CDS encoding DUF805 domain-containing protein — translation MVGMFEAYKLFFKNYVKFTGKSTRAEYWWVQLMNFLISLLLEIIGFALLIAFFASKTHSGMSLIFYGFAVIMLVGLYGLSTLIPSISLLFRRYRDAGVSPWWLLLTSLVPTIIAVIYNFKDVTSTIIVLIFALVNIIITILPSKNK, via the coding sequence ATGGTCGGAATGTTTGAAGCCTATAAGCTTTTTTTTAAAAACTATGTTAAGTTTACTGGTAAAAGTACACGTGCTGAATATTGGTGGGTACAGTTAATGAATTTCCTAATTTCACTTCTATTGGAAATAATTGGGTTTGCATTATTAATTGCTTTTTTTGCATCCAAAACTCATTCAGGAATGAGTTTAATATTTTATGGATTTGCCGTTATTATGTTAGTAGGTTTATATGGATTATCTACTTTGATTCCAAGTATTTCTTTATTGTTTAGACGTTATCGTGATGCAGGGGTATCGCCATGGTGGTTATTATTAACTTCTTTGGTACCAACAATTATAGCTGTTATTTATAATTTCAAAGATGTCACAAGTACAATTATTGTTTTAATATTTGCCTTAGTTAACATTATTATTACAATTTTACCTAGTAAAAATAAATAA
- a CDS encoding IS3 family transposase — protein MTKFSFELKKKIVKEYFSAGIGSTSLAKKYNIKSRTTILNWIHMYNAFGIKGLIVRHPIKVYSGYYKRKVLHWMHTNHSSYPETALFFNISAPSTIFAWERRLETKGLTGLYTNRGPKKMKSNKTKIKSPNKSLREKVNYYLINYRYEQIKQECGSTMDHIKKLITFFKRFSISFILKSIGISRSYYYRHFKEDDKDDNLKKMITKIKHFNPNYGYRRLTLALRNNNVVVNHKKVLRIMKTLNLTTNQYNKKRRKYNSYIGQVGHIAKNRIHRKFKTDRPYQKLTTDVSEFRYGNQDINHRVYLSPIMDLFSDEILNFSISEHPNVDFTIKPMKELIKKLPKLSYRTTVHSDQGFQYQNNKWQKLLKNNHIFQSMSRKGTCLDNAQMESFFHIMKIEIMSNHYETKSSLIKAMKKWIKYYNNYRIKTKLGGKAPKEYRKLYLLENK, from the coding sequence ATGACAAAATTTAGTTTTGAGTTAAAGAAAAAAATAGTTAAAGAATATTTTTCAGCAGGAATTGGTTCTACTAGTCTTGCTAAAAAATATAATATTAAAAGCAGAACAACTATTTTAAATTGGATTCATATGTATAATGCCTTCGGCATTAAAGGATTAATTGTCAGGCACCCAATCAAAGTATATTCTGGATATTATAAACGAAAAGTGCTGCATTGGATGCACACTAACCACAGTTCGTATCCAGAAACAGCACTTTTCTTCAACATATCAGCCCCAAGTACCATCTTTGCTTGGGAGCGAAGATTGGAGACTAAAGGCCTAACTGGATTATACACTAATCGTGGCCCTAAAAAAATGAAATCAAATAAAACTAAAATTAAATCACCTAACAAGTCATTAAGAGAAAAAGTTAATTATTATCTAATCAATTATCGTTATGAACAAATAAAACAAGAATGTGGATCTACTATGGATCACATAAAGAAATTGATTACTTTCTTTAAAAGATTTTCTATATCATTCATTTTAAAAAGTATCGGTATAAGTAGAAGTTATTATTATCGACATTTCAAAGAAGATGATAAAGATGATAACTTAAAAAAGATGATCACTAAAATAAAGCATTTTAATCCTAATTATGGGTATCGCCGTTTAACCTTAGCTTTAAGAAATAACAACGTAGTTGTTAATCATAAAAAAGTATTAAGGATAATGAAAACATTAAATTTAACGACCAATCAATATAACAAAAAAAGAAGAAAATATAATTCTTATATTGGACAAGTTGGACATATAGCCAAAAATAGGATTCATAGAAAATTTAAAACTGATCGTCCTTATCAAAAATTAACAACTGACGTCAGTGAATTTAGATATGGTAATCAAGATATAAATCACAGGGTTTATTTATCACCAATTATGGATCTATTTTCTGATGAAATATTAAATTTTTCCATTAGCGAACATCCAAATGTCGACTTTACTATTAAGCCAATGAAAGAATTGATTAAAAAATTACCAAAATTAAGCTATAGAACCACCGTCCATAGTGATCAAGGCTTTCAGTATCAAAATAATAAATGGCAAAAATTATTAAAGAATAATCACATCTTTCAATCCATGTCCCGTAAAGGGACATGTCTAGATAATGCACAAATGGAATCATTCTTTCATATCATGAAAATAGAAATTATGAGTAATCATTATGAAACAAAGTCTTCATTAATTAAAGCGATGAAAAAATGGATTAAATATTATAATAATTATAGAATTAAAACAAAACTAGGAGGTAAAGCTCCGAAAGAATATCGGAAACTTTACCTCCTAGAAAATAAATAG
- a CDS encoding CAP domain-containing protein: MKKIITALMLLSTFAMVSIISNCDVHASTNPIKINKITNENKNSIATIYADNNENVYTKDFKKVLQPANIYNYQKVLTGKTFHVKINGKYKIYQAIYQHKRFIGCIWHNAINIDKNKTFSFRASTTFRKLINVYRKNKGLAKIKFSHHLTYQANQIAQNVDNNFLPKNNNNQIIYYANNKETYMPSSFSYLAFKDLVYFDQNNGWQNRDMLSSNVQTHMGISAVKSPLHIGNHNDLNNYYLVILVKKDKYF; this comes from the coding sequence ATGAAAAAAATAATCACTGCTTTAATGCTACTATCTACATTTGCAATGGTATCTATAATAAGTAATTGTGATGTACACGCAAGCACTAATCCTATTAAAATTAATAAAATAACTAATGAAAATAAGAATAGTATTGCAACTATTTATGCTGATAATAACGAAAATGTTTATACAAAAGATTTTAAAAAAGTTCTTCAACCTGCCAATATTTATAATTATCAAAAAGTTCTTACTGGAAAAACTTTTCATGTGAAAATAAATGGTAAGTATAAAATTTATCAAGCAATTTATCAGCATAAAAGATTTATCGGTTGTATTTGGCATAATGCCATTAATATAGATAAAAATAAAACATTTTCTTTTAGGGCATCAACAACTTTTAGAAAATTAATTAATGTCTATCGAAAAAATAAAGGACTTGCAAAAATTAAATTTAGCCATCATTTAACATATCAAGCAAATCAAATTGCTCAGAATGTTGATAATAATTTTCTACCCAAAAATAATAACAATCAAATAATTTACTATGCGAATAATAAGGAAACTTATATGCCATCTTCTTTTAGTTATTTGGCATTTAAAGATTTAGTTTACTTTGATCAAAATAATGGATGGCAAAATCGCGATATGCTAAGTAGCAATGTCCAAACACACATGGGAATTTCAGCAGTTAAAAGTCCCCTTCATATAGGTAATCATAATGACTTAAACAACTATTATTTAGTTATTTTAGTAAAAAAGGATAAATATTTTTAA
- a CDS encoding MerR family transcriptional regulator encodes MLLLYTNIDITKIYKLFFLLKKRFIKIRGSLHDRNDSGVRDIDERIIRRINFAKTMRAAGMSIESLLKYIQLFDSQEDNLEQQKDLLKQQVEIMREKRDDIQYAIDHLEFKIEHFDDHMFKSEEKLKKLEKNNM; translated from the coding sequence ATGCTTTTATTATATACCAATATTGATATTACTAAAATTTATAAACTATTTTTTTTATTAAAAAAGCGCTTTATAAAAATCAGAGGTTCACTTCATGATCGCAATGATTCCGGTGTTCGTGACATTGATGAAAGAATTATTCGTCGAATTAATTTTGCCAAAACGATGCGAGCTGCTGGGATGAGCATTGAGTCATTATTGAAATATATTCAATTATTTGATTCGCAAGAAGATAATCTTGAACAACAAAAAGATTTACTAAAACAACAAGTTGAAATTATGAGAGAAAAACGTGATGATATTCAATATGCAATTGATCATTTGGAATTTAAAATTGAACATTTTGATGATCATATGTTTAAAAGTGAAGAGAAATTAAAAAAATTAGAAAAAAATAATATGTAA
- a CDS encoding type 1 glutamine amidotransferase, with protein sequence MRINVLQHTPNEGPGAIRAWAEDHDHDMYIYHPAFFNKLPTIDETDMLVILGGPMSANDDIDWVKKERQLIHQAIAKNIPIYGACFGSQQIAKALGYRISASPVKEVGWAPVYTQTDVIAGLPKKMTALHWHGEMFEVPNQSQLLFSSDLMKNQGFVMNHRIIGLQFHFEPMQTDLREIVINDGDYACDNALNQTAGDIINHPVPKENKKIMYQLLDYIISK encoded by the coding sequence TTGCGTATTAATGTTTTACAACATACTCCGAACGAAGGCCCTGGGGCTATTAGAGCATGGGCTGAAGATCATGACCATGATATGTATATTTATCATCCTGCTTTTTTTAATAAGTTACCAACGATTGATGAAACTGATATGTTAGTTATTTTAGGTGGCCCGATGAGTGCTAATGATGATATTGATTGGGTTAAAAAAGAACGCCAATTAATTCATCAAGCAATTGCTAAAAACATTCCAATTTATGGTGCTTGTTTTGGTTCGCAACAAATTGCCAAAGCTTTAGGTTATCGGATATCAGCATCACCAGTTAAAGAAGTGGGCTGGGCACCAGTTTACACACAGACTGATGTAATTGCTGGATTACCTAAAAAGATGACAGCCTTACATTGGCATGGTGAAATGTTTGAAGTACCAAATCAATCACAATTACTTTTTTCTAGTGATTTAATGAAGAATCAAGGTTTTGTGATGAACCATCGAATTATTGGACTTCAATTTCATTTTGAACCAATGCAAACAGATTTAAGGGAAATTGTTATCAATGATGGTGATTATGCTTGTGATAATGCTTTAAATCAGACAGCTGGTGATATTATTAATCATCCAGTTCCCAAAGAAAATAAAAAAATTATGTATCAATTATTGGATTATATTATATCGAAATAA
- a CDS encoding SDR family oxidoreductase, whose product MKYAITMVTGKFGKYAINNLMKVVDHKNIVALARNVEKASEQLPEDIEVRPGDYTNKDELQKSLKDVDKLLFISSQPGGEVSRLQQHKNVVDAAKASGVKYIAYTSFPHADKADNFLANDHKATEIYIKEQGIDRSFLRNNWYLENEIATLKAADNGNTFVYAADNGKVGWALEEEYAQGAINVLTKDNPKEIYEFSGQSRNYKELSDALKEVSNNEFDVKSVSLEEYKEGFKQAGMPDAVTNALTAIQRLIKDGALKEDTNDLQEVLGHELTPIEDALKKILQ is encoded by the coding sequence ATGAAATACGCAATCACAATGGTTACTGGTAAATTCGGTAAATATGCAATCAATAATTTAATGAAAGTTGTGGATCATAAAAATATTGTTGCTTTAGCCAGAAATGTTGAAAAAGCTAGTGAACAATTACCTGAAGATATTGAAGTTCGTCCTGGTGATTATACTAATAAAGACGAATTACAAAAATCCTTAAAAGATGTCGACAAATTATTATTTATCTCATCACAACCCGGTGGTGAAGTTTCTCGTTTACAACAACATAAAAATGTTGTGGATGCAGCTAAAGCTAGTGGTGTTAAGTACATTGCATATACTAGTTTTCCACATGCTGACAAAGCCGATAACTTCCTAGCTAATGATCATAAGGCCACAGAGATATACATTAAAGAACAAGGAATCGACCGTTCATTCTTACGTAATAACTGGTATCTAGAAAATGAAATCGCTACATTAAAAGCTGCCGATAATGGCAATACTTTTGTATATGCTGCCGATAATGGCAAAGTTGGTTGGGCACTAGAAGAAGAATATGCTCAAGGTGCTATTAATGTCTTAACAAAAGATAATCCTAAGGAAATTTATGAATTTTCTGGTCAAAGTCGTAATTACAAAGAATTATCGGATGCACTAAAAGAAGTTTCTAATAATGAATTTGATGTAAAATCAGTTAGTTTAGAAGAATATAAAGAAGGTTTTAAACAAGCTGGAATGCCGGACGCTGTTACTAATGCTTTAACCGCAATCCAAAGATTAATCAAAGATGGTGCTCTTAAAGAAGATACTAACGATTTGCAAGAAGTATTAGGTCATGAATTAACTCCAATTGAAGATGCGCTTAAAAAGATTTTACAATAA
- a CDS encoding DUF805 domain-containing protein, which produces MVGFFEAYALFFKKYFQLHGKSTRSEYWWVFLINIIIRFIISIIIFTIYSAITGADDLLFSLFYVIIGLCIYQFLIFIPSINLIIRRYRDTGISAWWFVLTNILPFLITVIITFENNFASYLSPIVSLLLIADFVIKLLPSKK; this is translated from the coding sequence ATGGTTGGTTTTTTTGAAGCATATGCATTGTTTTTTAAAAAATACTTTCAATTACATGGTAAAAGTACTCGTTCCGAATATTGGTGGGTATTTTTAATTAATATTATTATTCGCTTTATAATTTCGATAATTATTTTTACTATTTACTCTGCAATTACGGGTGCTGATGATTTATTATTTAGTTTATTTTATGTAATTATAGGACTATGTATTTATCAGTTTCTTATTTTTATTCCAAGCATCAACCTTATTATTAGAAGATATCGTGATACGGGTATTTCAGCATGGTGGTTTGTTTTAACTAATATACTGCCATTTTTGATTACAGTTATTATTACTTTTGAAAATAATTTTGCTAGTTATTTGAGCCCAATTGTTTCATTGCTTTTAATTGCTGATTTTGTTATTAAATTATTACCAAGTAAAAAGTAA
- a CDS encoding DUF3862 domain-containing protein, whose amino-acid sequence MKKVIKIMLTAFTCLLILSACGKKQQTSENKKPLNVPSLASAFDTSGISLQKYNGIKVTSNQLKGGDSKAKVMKSLGKPIRTSDTKLTNNQTAKEYTWQLGNDAKIKYIFAIVYKDKILSKGYQQNTSSKIVKKQQIIKLSKNSNYKDVINELGSPLAEEISDGVQFLTYQTDKNGNAYNLTFKDNKLSNKMASQLNK is encoded by the coding sequence ATGAAAAAAGTTATTAAGATTATGCTTACTGCATTTACTTGCTTATTAATTTTAAGTGCTTGTGGTAAAAAACAACAAACGAGTGAAAACAAAAAGCCTTTAAATGTTCCATCATTAGCTAGTGCTTTTGATACTAGTGGTATTTCTTTGCAAAAATATAATGGCATTAAAGTAACTAGCAATCAATTAAAGGGTGGAGATTCTAAAGCTAAAGTAATGAAATCTTTGGGTAAACCAATACGTACGTCAGATACTAAATTAACTAATAACCAAACTGCAAAAGAATATACTTGGCAATTAGGTAATGATGCTAAAATTAAATATATTTTCGCTATTGTTTATAAAGACAAGATTTTAAGTAAAGGTTATCAACAAAATACTTCATCTAAAATCGTCAAAAAGCAACAAATTATTAAACTAAGCAAGAATAGTAATTATAAAGATGTAATTAATGAATTAGGAAGTCCTTTAGCCGAAGAAATTTCAGATGGTGTTCAATTCTTAACCTATCAGACCGATAAAAATGGAAATGCTTATAATTTAACATTTAAAGACAACAAGTTAAGTAACAAAATGGCTAGTCAATTGAACAAATAA
- a CDS encoding NADH:flavin oxidoreductase/NADH oxidase gives MSLLLSKANIGGLDLKNRVAMSPMCMYEVKNEDGILTPFHFAHYGMRAIGQVGLIITESTAVDPEGRITKNDLGLWNDEQANKFKELVDSIHYLGSKIGVQLNHAGRKASDAKHPVAPSSFDFSDNYRIPEELEVSQIHQIVKKFGQAAKRANDAGVDMVEIHGAHGYLLHQFLSAVANKRNDEYGGSLENRYRIVQEVIDAVKDNYEGPVWIRLSLSDYDTTGTQNTMSEWQQVSRWLEADGINLIDVSTGGLTDDAPDFPVHDGYQTKFASQIKQAVKIPVSTVGLLDNPGLCEYILQNNQADLIMEGRALLRNTNWLADAANDLHDHDFKVFNDSYKRGQK, from the coding sequence ATGTCTTTATTATTATCTAAAGCTAACATTGGTGGACTGGATTTGAAAAATCGCGTTGCGATGTCGCCAATGTGTATGTATGAAGTCAAAAATGAAGATGGTATTTTAACCCCATTTCATTTTGCTCATTATGGGATGCGTGCAATTGGTCAAGTTGGCTTAATTATTACCGAATCAACTGCGGTTGATCCTGAAGGTCGTATTACTAAAAATGATTTAGGTTTATGGAATGATGAACAAGCTAATAAATTTAAAGAACTAGTGGATTCTATTCACTATTTAGGTAGTAAAATAGGGGTTCAATTAAATCATGCTGGTCGTAAAGCTAGTGATGCAAAACATCCAGTTGCACCTAGTTCATTTGATTTTAGTGACAATTATCGGATTCCTGAAGAATTAGAAGTTTCACAAATTCATCAAATTGTTAAAAAGTTTGGTCAAGCTGCTAAACGAGCTAATGATGCTGGTGTTGATATGGTCGAAATTCATGGAGCTCATGGCTATTTATTACATCAATTTTTATCTGCGGTTGCTAATAAACGTAATGATGAATATGGGGGTAGTTTAGAAAATCGCTACCGGATTGTACAAGAAGTTATTGATGCTGTTAAAGATAATTATGAAGGACCAGTTTGGATTAGACTATCACTGAGTGATTATGATACTACTGGAACACAAAATACAATGTCAGAATGGCAACAAGTTAGTCGTTGGTTGGAGGCTGATGGCATTAATTTGATTGATGTATCAACTGGTGGATTAACTGATGATGCACCGGATTTCCCCGTTCATGATGGTTATCAAACTAAATTTGCTAGTCAAATTAAACAAGCAGTTAAAATTCCAGTTTCCACAGTTGGATTATTGGATAATCCAGGACTATGTGAATACATTTTGCAAAATAATCAAGCAGATTTAATTATGGAAGGGCGAGCTCTTCTAAGAAATACTAATTGGTTAGCTGATGCTGCAAATGATTTACATGATCATGATTTTAAAGTTTTTAATGACTCTTATAAGCGTGGACAAAAATAA
- a CDS encoding GNAT family N-acetyltransferase, protein MSFKLRAIESKDLKKVHKLFNNPFNMKFWFAEPYLPMEKLQAKFNHDLDDNSSRSFAITHDEKFAGIIELVDIDLISQNAEIQIIIDSEFRGLKLAQKAFKACMEYGFNTLNLHKIYLNVDVENAPAVNVYKKMGFNIEGTLKDQYFADGDFRDCYFMGILKNNFNK, encoded by the coding sequence ATGTCATTTAAACTTAGAGCAATTGAAAGCAAAGATTTAAAAAAAGTTCATAAATTATTTAATAATCCATTTAATATGAAATTCTGGTTTGCAGAACCATATTTACCAATGGAAAAACTACAAGCAAAATTTAATCATGATTTAGATGATAATAGTTCGCGTAGTTTCGCTATAACCCACGATGAAAAATTTGCTGGAATCATTGAATTGGTAGATATTGATTTAATATCTCAAAATGCTGAAATTCAGATTATTATTGATAGTGAATTTCGTGGCTTAAAATTGGCTCAAAAAGCTTTCAAAGCATGTATGGAATATGGTTTCAATACTTTAAATCTACACAAAATTTATTTAAATGTTGATGTAGAAAATGCACCTGCAGTTAATGTTTATAAAAAAATGGGCTTCAATATTGAAGGTACTTTAAAAGATCAATACTTTGCTGATGGTGATTTTCGTGATTGTTACTTCATGGGAATCTTAAAAAATAACTTTAATAAATAA
- a CDS encoding YdcF family protein, with amino-acid sequence MKINFPIIHIILFIIFDSLFVILATIYFIHAIVLIINGLVVWRRESHQLANIITLTLGLGMIFYPLVNHFIFKLLPDPIDIIIERITEFDLIYIISAFIAFSISVLICNYYKPKLDKDYIIVLGAGLIHGDKVGPILAARIDKAINIYWKQIETSNKHPLIIFSGGQGPDETVPEGFAMCKYATKHGVIENDITAEEQSINTMTNFKLSKKIIERKNFKIDHGIFVSSNYHIYRANKYAKIAGLNIKGIGSKTKLIAFPNAILREFFAILLNHKIFNVLIGILILIITVYLNI; translated from the coding sequence TTGAAAATAAACTTTCCAATCATACATATTATTTTGTTTATTATATTTGATTCATTATTTGTTATTTTAGCAACTATTTATTTTATTCATGCAATTGTATTAATCATTAATGGTTTAGTAGTTTGGCGCCGAGAAAGTCACCAGTTGGCCAATATTATTACACTCACTTTAGGACTAGGAATGATTTTTTATCCATTAGTGAATCATTTTATATTTAAATTATTACCTGATCCAATTGATATTATTATCGAAAGAATTACTGAATTTGACTTAATCTATATAATTAGCGCTTTTATCGCATTTTCTATTTCGGTATTAATTTGCAATTATTATAAACCAAAGTTAGATAAAGATTATATAATTGTTCTAGGCGCCGGATTAATTCATGGTGATAAAGTAGGACCCATTTTAGCCGCTAGAATTGATAAAGCAATCAATATTTATTGGAAACAAATTGAAACTAGTAACAAGCACCCATTAATTATTTTTTCTGGAGGACAAGGGCCTGATGAAACAGTTCCTGAAGGATTTGCAATGTGTAAATATGCAACTAAACATGGTGTAATTGAAAATGATATAACGGCGGAAGAACAATCCATTAATACAATGACTAACTTCAAATTATCCAAAAAAATAATTGAACGTAAAAATTTTAAAATCGATCATGGTATTTTTGTATCAAGTAATTACCACATTTATCGTGCTAATAAATATGCAAAAATTGCTGGATTGAATATCAAAGGGATTGGTTCTAAAACTAAATTGATTGCATTCCCCAATGCAATTTTACGTGAGTTTTTTGCTATTTTACTAAACCACAAAATTTTTAATGTATTAATTGGAATTCTAATTTTAATAATTACAGTATATTTAAATATATAA
- a CDS encoding TM2 domain-containing protein, translating into MNRVDFDQLEAELMKEEQRLNPEQQQMVENQTNVSKANPIVAWILWWFLGNLGAHRFYLHRNYAVLMLVLDVIGWLLAFIIIGFPILGAIFIWWIIDAFSMQEWLREDYLLTKQRMINLIKSNDNSTFDGQFNARN; encoded by the coding sequence ATGAATAGAGTGGACTTTGATCAACTAGAAGCCGAATTAATGAAGGAAGAACAAAGACTTAATCCAGAACAACAACAAATGGTTGAAAATCAAACTAACGTTAGCAAAGCTAATCCAATTGTAGCTTGGATTCTATGGTGGTTTTTAGGTAATTTAGGTGCCCATCGCTTTTATTTACATCGTAATTATGCTGTTTTAATGCTAGTTTTAGATGTAATAGGATGGTTATTAGCTTTTATAATAATAGGTTTCCCTATCTTAGGAGCCATCTTTATTTGGTGGATCATTGACGCATTTTCAATGCAGGAATGGCTTCGTGAAGACTATCTATTAACGAAACAAAGAATGATTAACCTGATTAAAAGTAATGATAATTCAACATTTGATGGACAATTTAATGCTCGTAACTAA
- a CDS encoding DUF805 domain-containing protein: MRHSYASFIKNTFNYKGRTNLKDFLFTYLLNVGILILTVLLVMVSHGNRIILIPVWIFLIYLVIVILPTLSLMVRRYRDAGINGYYFLLIFSLLVIISVFADHLSILSFLRKVLALINFAILLSPTKKS, encoded by the coding sequence TTGCGCCATTCATATGCTAGTTTTATAAAAAACACCTTTAACTACAAGGGAAGAACTAACCTCAAAGACTTTTTGTTTACTTATTTATTAAATGTTGGAATTTTAATCCTTACAGTTTTATTAGTTATGGTAAGCCATGGTAACAGAATAATTTTGATTCCTGTTTGGATATTTTTGATATACTTAGTAATAGTAATTCTACCGACTCTATCACTTATGGTTAGAAGATATCGTGATGCTGGAATCAATGGATATTATTTCTTACTAATATTTTCTTTATTAGTTATTATTTCTGTTTTTGCAGATCATTTGAGTATATTATCATTTTTAAGAAAAGTATTGGCACTTATAAACTTTGCAATTTTATTGTCACCAACTAAAAAGAGCTAA